In Equus caballus isolate H_3958 breed thoroughbred chromosome 7, TB-T2T, whole genome shotgun sequence, one DNA window encodes the following:
- the BSX gene encoding brain-specific homeobox protein homolog, translating into MNLNFTSPLHPASSQRPTSFFIEDILLHKPKPLREVAPDHFASSLASRVPLLDYGYPLMPTPTLLAPHPHHPLHKGDHHHPYFLTTSGMPVPALFPHPQHTELPGKHCRRRKARTVFSDSQLSGLEKRFEIQRYLSTPERVELATALSLSETQVKTWFQNRRMKHKKQLRKSQDEPKAPDGPESPEGSPRGPEAAPSEARLGLSAGPFVLTEPEDEVDIGDEAELGSGSHVL; encoded by the exons ATGAATCTCAACTTCACCTCCCCTCTACACCCGGCGTCTTCTCAGAGGCCCACGTCCTTCTTCATCGAAGACATCCTGCTGCACAAGCCCAAGCCACTAAGGGAGGTGGCCCCTGACCATTTCGCCAGCTCTCTGGCCTCCCGGGTGCCTCTGCTAGACTATGGCTATCCCCTCATGCCCACACCCACCCTCCTGGCTCCTCATCCCCATCACCCTCTGCATAAGGGAGATCACCACCACCCTTATTTCCTCACCACCTCGG GGATGCCGGTCCCCGCGCTGTTCCCGCACCCCCAGCACACCGAGCTGCCGGGAAAGCACTGCCGTCGCCGCAAAGCTCGCACGGTTTTCTCGGACTCGCAGCTCTCCGGCCTGGAGAAGAGATTCGAGATCCAGCGGTACCTGTCCACGCCAGAGCGGGTGGAGCTGGCCACGGCCCTCAGCCTGTCCGAGACCCAG GTGAAAACGTGGTTCCAGAACCGGCGGATGAAGCATAAAAAGCAGCTGAGGAAAAGTCAAGACGAGCCCAAAGCGCCCGATGGGCCCGAGAGCCCTGAGGGGAGCCCCCGCGGCCCAGAGGCCGCGCCTTCCGAGGCTCGGCTAGGCCTGTCCGCCGGCCCCTTCGTGCTGACCGAGCCGGAGGACGAGGTGGACATTGGGGACGAGGCGGAACTCGGCTCAGGGTCGCACGTGCTCTGA